The sequence TGCCCTGCTGGGGCTGATGCTGAGCTGGCTAGTGGCCTGTGGCAGCGGCCAGCCCACCGCCACGGCTCCCGCCGATGGCCGTCAAGAGGTCGAGTTTTGGACGATGCAGCTTCAGCCAGACTTTACCGACTACTTCAACGGGCTAATTGCCGACTACGAAACCCAAAACCCCAACATCACCGTGCGCTGGGTCGATGTGCCCTGGGCCGATATGCAGAGCAAAATTCTCACCGCCGTCACCGCTAGCACCGCCCCCGATGTGGTCAACCTTAACCCAGACTTTGCTGCTCAGCTAGCCAGCCGCAACGCCTGGTTGCCCCTCGATGAGCGGGTTTCTGAAGCCGATAAACAGGTCTACTTACCCAACATCTGGCAGGCCAACACCCTCAACGGCCAAAGCTTTGGGTTTCCCTGGTACCTGACTACCAACGTCACCCTCCACAATCAGGCGCTGCTCGATGCAGCGGGCGTCGAGCCGCCCACCACCTACGCCGAGTTAGCTGAGGTCGCCCGCCAAGTGAAACAGGCGACTGGTAAGTATGCCTTCTTCACCACCTTTGTGCCCGAAGATGCCGCCGATGTGCTGCAATCCTTTGTGCAGATGGGAGTTGACCTAGTCGATGACCAGGGCCAGGCCGCCTTTGACACTGCCGAGGGGCGGGCCGTTTTTCAGTACTGGACCGATCTCTACCAGCAAGAGTTGCTGCCTCGGGAGGTGCTGACCCAGGGCCACCGCCGTGCGATCGAGCTCTACCAGGCCGGAGAAGTTGCCCTGCTCTCAACCGGGGCAGAATTTTTCCCCACTATTGAAGCCAACGCCCCCGATATTGCTGCTGTGACTGGCAGCGGCCCCCAGATCACCGGCGACACTGGCAAAACCAACGTGGCGGTGATGAATCTGGTGATTCCAGCGGCGACCGACGTGCCCGAGGCGGCGATCGACTTTGCCCTGTATGTCACCAACGACGCCAACCAGCTCAGCTTTGCCCAAGCCGCCAATGTGTTGCCCTCCACCGCCGGTGCTTTAGAAGACAGCTACTTTGCCGCCGAGGGCACCAAGGGAGTTGACAAGGCCCGCTCGGTCAGCGCCGAGCAGATGAACCAGGCCGAAGTGTTGATTCCAGCTATGGATGGGGTCAAAGACCTCCAGTCAATCATCTACGACAACCTGCAAGCCGCCATGCTGGGCCAAAAAACCGTAGACCAGGCGGTCACCGATGCCGCTGCCGCCTGGAATGGGCGTTAACGGCCCTCACTGACCCTGCCAGGCCGCCTCAAAAAAGGCCAGTTCGCAGTCCATGGCGTAGCGATAGGCAGCATGGTGGGTAGGGGTATCGGCTGACTGGGTATCGATCAACGTTTCTAGCTGGGCGGCCAGGGGTTCAAACTGGTCGCTACTGTAGGTTTCGATCCAGTCGCTATAGCGGTGGGGGGGTGGGTTGAGCTGAGCTAGCGATCGCCCCAAAAAGGCGTAGAGCCGCATGCAGGGGGCCATGGCCACCGCTGTAGCATCGGAAGCTTGGCCCCAGGCGGTGCTGAGCAAAAAATCGGTATAGCGGCGGGTAGCGGCACCGGGGGTGACGGTAGTGAGATCTACCCCCCAGGTTTGGGCATAGCCGCTGTGTAGATTCAACTCAGCCAGCACCCCATCGGCTAGCCGGTGAAACACCTGAAAGGTCTCCCAGGTAGGGGCTTTGGCAGCGGCAATACTGTAGGCGCGGGCAAAGGCTTCGAGAAAAAAGGCGTCTTGACCCACGTAGTCGGCAAATTTCTCTACGGGCAGGGTGCCATCGCCAAGGCCCTGAACGAAGGGATGCTGGAGGAAGGCGGTGGCAAGGTCTTGGTTAGCCTGCCAGAGAGCTTGAGAGAGGGGCATGGGGGTGAATGAGTAGATGGGTGGATGGGTGGATGGGTAGTAGAGCGTAGGGTGGGCAATGCCCACCATGGCCTTGGGCTATCAACACAGGGCAAACTCGCTGACTTACCTCTGAGGTAGCACAAGGGTTTGAGCCAGATCTAAAGAAAAATAATAGGCCTGGGCGGCATCGCCGTGGAGCACTTCAAAGGGCAGGTTGGGTTCGCCCAGGTGATTGATCACCAGGCGGGCGCTGGCGAAGGCATGGTTGCGGGTGTAGTCGTTGACGGTGACGACGGTTGTTAGCCCGGCGGCATTGGACGCCTCTAGCCCCTGCTGGCTGTCTTCAATCACTAGACAGTTTGCCGGAGTCAGATCCATGGCGTTGATCACCAGTTCGTAAATATCTGGGGCGGGCTTTTTGGTGGCGACCATGTCTCCGGCGGCAATCACCTCAAACCAGCGGGGCGAGTCTGGCCCC is a genomic window of Nodosilinea sp. E11 containing:
- a CDS encoding sugar ABC transporter substrate-binding protein: MKLRPYARFGLFALLGLMLSWLVACGSGQPTATAPADGRQEVEFWTMQLQPDFTDYFNGLIADYETQNPNITVRWVDVPWADMQSKILTAVTASTAPDVVNLNPDFAAQLASRNAWLPLDERVSEADKQVYLPNIWQANTLNGQSFGFPWYLTTNVTLHNQALLDAAGVEPPTTYAELAEVARQVKQATGKYAFFTTFVPEDAADVLQSFVQMGVDLVDDQGQAAFDTAEGRAVFQYWTDLYQQELLPREVLTQGHRRAIELYQAGEVALLSTGAEFFPTIEANAPDIAAVTGSGPQITGDTGKTNVAVMNLVIPAATDVPEAAIDFALYVTNDANQLSFAQAANVLPSTAGALEDSYFAAEGTKGVDKARSVSAEQMNQAEVLIPAMDGVKDLQSIIYDNLQAAMLGQKTVDQAVTDAAAAWNGR
- a CDS encoding TenA family protein codes for the protein MPLSQALWQANQDLATAFLQHPFVQGLGDGTLPVEKFADYVGQDAFFLEAFARAYSIAAAKAPTWETFQVFHRLADGVLAELNLHSGYAQTWGVDLTTVTPGAATRRYTDFLLSTAWGQASDATAVAMAPCMRLYAFLGRSLAQLNPPPHRYSDWIETYSSDQFEPLAAQLETLIDTQSADTPTHHAAYRYAMDCELAFFEAAWQGQ